A genomic stretch from Aerococcaceae bacterium zg-1292 includes:
- a CDS encoding serine hydrolase, with protein MARRFFHLLITVCIIVITILPNHSAYAAENKNYDTKYAVNGKSFEQIISETVKELGYNTDNVSIAYYDFLNEEHHYLNEWQPMLAASTSKVGTAALYTNLISDGYLTPDTQIPYNEALFEEGGGNITNGDIQASYPISDLIYEMLHNSDNTAWNLLTDYYYRNFGNYHEDLLLFSGADIDDMSLYEFNMVNARVLEGILIRVGSSKIYDDIVDIMMDSQEDWLMKRYVNENMAAKYGHLDAYFHDIGLFYQNGQPAYALVIMTNDLSLDAAGVESEFFGLINFRINKWFQQKHPMTARQ; from the coding sequence ATGGCGCGTCGCTTTTTTCACTTATTAATCACGGTGTGTATCATCGTCATCACGATACTACCAAACCACTCTGCTTACGCAGCAGAAAATAAGAATTATGACACTAAATACGCTGTCAATGGTAAAAGTTTTGAGCAGATTATTTCAGAAACCGTTAAAGAGTTAGGATACAATACTGATAATGTTTCAATCGCCTACTATGATTTTTTAAACGAAGAACATCACTATCTCAATGAATGGCAACCAATGTTAGCTGCCAGCACATCAAAAGTAGGTACTGCTGCTCTTTACACCAATCTAATCAGCGATGGATACTTAACGCCTGACACTCAGATTCCCTATAACGAAGCACTTTTTGAAGAGGGCGGAGGAAATATTACCAATGGTGATATTCAAGCAAGCTATCCGATTTCAGACTTAATCTACGAAATGTTACATAATTCTGATAACACTGCGTGGAATTTATTAACAGATTATTATTATCGAAATTTCGGTAACTATCACGAAGATTTATTATTATTTAGTGGCGCAGACATCGACGATATGTCACTGTATGAATTCAATATGGTGAATGCTCGTGTACTCGAAGGAATTCTTATTCGCGTTGGTTCCTCTAAAATTTACGACGATATTGTCGATATTATGATGGATTCACAAGAAGATTGGTTGATGAAGCGTTACGTTAATGAAAACATGGCAGCCAAATACGGTCACCTTGATGCGTATTTCCATGATATTGGCCTCTTTTATCAAAACGGGCAGCCTGCCTATGCACTTGTAATTATGACCAATGATTTATCTCTAGACGCTGCTGGCGTTGAAAGTGAGTTTTTTGGCTTGATTAATTTCCGAATCAATAAATGGTTTCAACAAAAACACCCGATGACTGCACGTCAATAA
- a CDS encoding DNA polymerase: MGLYIERNLQIQSVLENFAPRDEILPYSIDEGFIDLTRSLDYFERNLDESRRERLDKLSRKIQIAIWNATGIYSTVGMSNANPLLAKLALDNEAKKNATMRANWSYEDVESKVWNIKQMTDFWGIGKRTEVRLNKLKIYSIRDLANANPDVLQHHLGVIGLQLWFHANGVDESNVLEPYRPKAKGLGNSQILPKNYYRQKDIEVVLAEMAEQVAIRIRRIHKKTTNVAIYIGYADKEKSLRAQITIDPTQQTKVLVNHVLTLFRKHYNGHGVRSIGIRYAGLIDEQYTYYTLWDDPDEIKRTERLERTIDTIRQRFGGLAVQKATSLLENSRVRTRSQLIGGHSAGGLDGLN, translated from the coding sequence ATGGGACTATATATTGAACGAAATCTACAAATTCAGTCAGTGCTTGAAAATTTTGCTCCTAGAGATGAAATTCTTCCGTACTCTATTGATGAAGGCTTTATCGATTTAACACGTTCACTTGATTATTTCGAACGCAATTTAGATGAATCACGCCGTGAGCGCTTAGATAAACTTTCTAGAAAAATCCAAATCGCGATTTGGAACGCAACGGGTATTTATTCCACTGTAGGTATGAGTAATGCCAATCCATTATTAGCCAAACTCGCACTCGATAATGAAGCCAAAAAAAATGCGACGATGCGTGCTAATTGGTCATACGAAGATGTCGAATCAAAGGTATGGAATATCAAACAAATGACAGATTTTTGGGGCATCGGCAAGCGAACGGAAGTGCGTCTCAACAAATTAAAAATTTATTCGATACGTGACTTAGCTAACGCTAATCCTGATGTTTTACAACATCATCTAGGGGTTATCGGTCTACAATTGTGGTTCCATGCTAATGGGGTTGACGAAAGTAATGTGCTTGAACCCTATCGCCCTAAAGCGAAAGGCTTAGGCAATTCACAGATTTTACCGAAAAATTATTATCGTCAAAAAGACATTGAAGTTGTCCTAGCGGAAATGGCAGAACAAGTAGCTATTCGCATTCGCCGTATCCATAAAAAAACGACGAATGTCGCGATTTATATCGGTTACGCTGACAAAGAAAAAAGTTTACGCGCACAAATAACAATCGACCCAACACAACAAACGAAAGTACTAGTGAATCATGTATTAACATTATTTCGTAAACATTATAATGGACACGGCGTTCGTAGTATCGGAATTCGTTATGCTGGATTGATTGATGAACAATATACTTATTACACTTTGTGGGATGACCCTGATGAAATTAAACGTACGGAACGCCTAGAACGTACCATTGACACTATTCGACAACGTTTCGGTGGACTAGCTGTTCAAAAAGCTACTTCGCTACTGGAAAATTCTCGTGTTAGAACGCGTAGTCAGCTCATTGGGGGCCATTCCGCAGGGGGATTGGATGGATTAAACTAA
- a CDS encoding helix-turn-helix transcriptional regulator — protein MFSGEQLRKKRMEAGYKQAELAQLLNISRASYFNWENNNTQPNQKNLEKLAQLLHVTPSYFQSEHEIVDLYLQLNESNQHNVLHYTRHTLDEQLREESIPAAPLFEYHVYEKLSAGTGYTALDDRNYDVVYFDEQIDYDIASWIFGDSMEPKYLNGSVALIKDGGFDYDGAIYAVVWDGQTYLKKVYREENGLRLVSLNKKYADKFAPYEEEPRVIGKIVGNFMPVER, from the coding sequence ATGTTTTCAGGAGAACAATTACGTAAAAAGAGAATGGAAGCAGGATATAAGCAAGCCGAGTTGGCGCAGTTGCTCAATATTAGCCGTGCTTCCTACTTTAACTGGGAAAATAATAATACACAACCCAATCAAAAGAATTTAGAAAAGTTAGCGCAACTACTGCACGTCACGCCGTCTTATTTTCAATCAGAACACGAGATTGTTGACTTGTATTTGCAACTCAATGAATCTAATCAACACAATGTTTTACACTACACACGCCATACTTTAGATGAACAGTTACGCGAAGAATCAATACCCGCTGCACCACTCTTTGAGTACCATGTTTATGAAAAATTATCCGCTGGTACCGGATATACTGCATTAGATGACCGCAATTATGATGTCGTCTATTTTGATGAACAAATTGATTATGATATTGCATCCTGGATTTTTGGAGATTCCATGGAGCCTAAATATTTAAATGGCTCGGTTGCCTTAATTAAAGATGGTGGCTTTGATTACGATGGTGCAATCTATGCTGTCGTTTGGGATGGCCAAACGTATTTGAAAAAAGTATATCGCGAAGAAAACGGATTACGCTTGGTGTCCCTAAATAAAAAATATGCTGATAAATTCGCTCCTTATGAAGAAGAGCCGCGTGTCATCGGAAAAATTGTTGGGAATTTCATGCCAGTGGAGCGTTAG
- a CDS encoding deoxyribonuclease I, which yields MIQLTFNQLFNLFEQEYGMASHEQWWPFDTVYEMVIGAILVQNTTWSNTEKSLARLREHTAFLPDKIRALSQSELITLIHSSGFQQNKSHNILAFFDWLALHQDNFDAIQRQYGSQLRQTLLKQRGIGPETADAILLYAFKKPVFIADTYARRLFDKLNAPVPLTYAAVKEFAETNGTLSVEQWGALHGWIIQFAQQHLKPKQTWENNFLVGKELIVSK from the coding sequence ATGATTCAACTAACATTTAATCAATTATTTAATCTTTTTGAACAGGAATATGGCATGGCATCCCATGAGCAGTGGTGGCCTTTTGACACTGTCTATGAAATGGTGATTGGTGCCATTCTCGTACAAAATACTACCTGGTCAAATACCGAAAAATCATTAGCGCGTCTTCGAGAACACACCGCCTTTTTACCTGATAAAATTCGTGCACTATCACAGTCTGAACTAATAACACTTATTCATTCAAGTGGTTTTCAGCAAAATAAATCACACAATATCCTAGCATTTTTTGATTGGCTAGCTTTGCATCAAGATAACTTTGATGCGATTCAGCGCCAATACGGTTCACAGCTGCGGCAAACCTTGCTCAAACAACGCGGCATTGGACCTGAAACAGCGGATGCGATTTTACTCTACGCCTTCAAAAAACCTGTATTTATCGCCGATACCTATGCACGGCGTTTATTCGACAAATTAAACGCACCGGTGCCACTAACATATGCTGCTGTTAAAGAGTTTGCTGAAACAAACGGTACGTTGTCTGTTGAACAATGGGGCGCTTTGCATGGATGGATTATTCAATTTGCTCAACAACATTTAAAACCCAAACAGACTTGGGAAAATAACTTTCTCGTCGGAAAAGAATTAATAGTCTCAAAATAA
- a CDS encoding putative sulfate exporter family transporter yields MSSKYFSALTLGIITLVAYGLGLLLPIIGPSMLAMITGIIVTHSPLGTHLDLAYIKKSSGKLLKISIVLLGFTLSLRSFILLGGETLSMIILTVPLALVVAWLLGKKMHASQNIRLLVGIGTAICGGSAIASAAPILEADDEDIALSLSTIFFFNLLGLFIFPVIGRWLQLSSADFGLWAGTAINDTSSVVAAGFTYSEQAGEVATVVKLVRTLMIIPTCLSFIFFRLKNQPFQWKTVRKIIPTFIIWFIIAILIRATNLLPDILIQWLKLGAKVLMTAALAGIGLTTHLRQLFQSARKPLIIGGLTWIVLATVCLLWVLFT; encoded by the coding sequence ATGTCATCAAAATATTTTTCTGCACTAACATTAGGAATCATCACGCTCGTTGCCTACGGGTTAGGTTTATTATTACCCATTATCGGTCCTTCAATGCTAGCAATGATTACCGGTATCATCGTGACTCATTCTCCTCTCGGAACACATCTTGATTTAGCTTATATTAAAAAATCAAGTGGTAAACTCCTTAAAATTAGTATCGTCTTACTCGGGTTCACCTTATCCTTACGTTCGTTTATTTTACTCGGCGGCGAAACTTTAAGTATGATTATTTTAACCGTTCCTTTAGCGCTCGTTGTTGCGTGGTTGCTCGGTAAAAAAATGCATGCCTCACAAAATATTCGCCTATTAGTCGGCATCGGTACAGCGATTTGTGGCGGTTCGGCAATTGCATCAGCAGCTCCAATCTTAGAAGCAGATGATGAAGACATTGCTCTATCCCTTTCAACAATCTTTTTCTTTAATTTACTGGGATTATTTATTTTCCCTGTTATCGGTCGTTGGTTACAGTTATCGAGTGCTGACTTTGGACTATGGGCCGGAACAGCAATTAATGATACTTCCTCTGTTGTCGCTGCTGGATTTACCTATAGCGAACAAGCTGGTGAAGTGGCAACAGTTGTCAAACTGGTACGGACACTGATGATTATTCCGACTTGTTTAAGTTTTATCTTTTTCCGCTTGAAGAACCAGCCCTTTCAATGGAAAACCGTGCGTAAAATTATCCCTACTTTTATTATTTGGTTTATTATCGCTATCTTAATTCGCGCCACCAATTTATTACCCGACATACTCATTCAATGGTTGAAATTAGGCGCTAAAGTACTGATGACTGCCGCATTAGCTGGCATCGGCTTAACAACTCATTTACGCCAATTATTCCAGTCCGCTAGGAAACCCTTAATTATCGGCGGCTTAACGTGGATTGTTCTAGCAACTGTCTGCTTATTGTGGGTGCTATTCACTTAA
- a CDS encoding N-acetyltransferase translates to MSTYHVRSANESDIGSIQQIYQHYVLHSTATAEFVVPSEAVMLERYQAVIAAGFPYVVAEDEHYHIIGYAYASAFSEREAFRFSTSYSVYLAPHASGNGVASALLQAIEDALRQKETRHLVALVSGDNEASLRFHQRHQFQQIGCFPEAMHKFDRWIDLLWLHKEL, encoded by the coding sequence ATGTCGACGTATCACGTACGCTCTGCCAATGAAAGTGATATTGGCAGCATTCAACAAATTTATCAACATTATGTTTTACATTCTACAGCGACCGCAGAGTTTGTCGTGCCGAGTGAAGCAGTGATGTTGGAGCGATATCAAGCGGTTATAGCAGCAGGATTTCCATATGTTGTTGCTGAAGACGAGCATTATCATATTATCGGTTATGCCTATGCATCTGCTTTTTCAGAGCGTGAAGCTTTTCGTTTTTCAACGAGTTATAGTGTCTATTTAGCGCCACATGCCTCTGGAAATGGTGTCGCTAGCGCTTTGTTGCAAGCGATAGAGGACGCTTTGCGTCAAAAAGAGACGCGCCATTTAGTTGCGCTGGTATCAGGAGATAATGAAGCGAGTCTTCGCTTCCATCAGCGTCATCAGTTTCAACAAATTGGCTGTTTTCCAGAAGCGATGCATAAATTCGACCGTTGGATTGATTTATTATGGTTGCATAAAGAGTTATAA
- a CDS encoding GNAT family N-acetyltransferase: MLEHYQSVDAIQTEIARGAHYYLLLHEDEVVGYTAYENQVEKLYLSKLYIRQSLRGKGYMSQLFDWYEQLSEGKTLYLNVNQGNKLAIQVYEHRGFKRVGERYGDIGEGYVMNDYVYELSLKNNALNP, from the coding sequence ATGTTAGAACATTATCAGTCTGTAGATGCTATTCAAACAGAAATAGCACGAGGCGCGCATTACTATTTGCTATTACATGAAGATGAAGTAGTTGGTTACACCGCGTACGAAAATCAAGTAGAAAAACTATATTTGAGCAAACTCTATATTCGCCAATCATTGCGTGGTAAAGGTTATATGTCTCAGTTGTTTGATTGGTATGAACAACTTAGCGAAGGTAAAACGCTGTATTTGAATGTGAATCAAGGAAATAAATTAGCGATTCAAGTCTATGAACATCGTGGTTTCAAACGCGTTGGCGAACGTTATGGGGATATTGGTGAAGGCTATGTAATGAATGATTATGTATATGAATTATCTTTAAAAAATAACGCTTTAAATCCATAG
- a CDS encoding neutral zinc metallopeptidase, which produces MKWEDVRQSKNVQDRRNQSNNTRYNNPTGRIPRGSGGGLGGNLLWLLLARTSGKTKLLLLGLFLLFSVLGSNGLFSNMGNSTIYNQQITPSQEVSVNRSTNSQSARPTDKDVAFFSAVLATTEDYWHEKFAEKGMKYREPQLVIYSDRVSTACGLGSAQAGPFYCPGDETVYVDLKFYRDLTTKYNAPGDFAMAYVIAHEVGHHVQVLTGTMDAFTRAKQRATTKEANALTVRLELQADYYAGAWAKYVDQQKLLEVGDIEEALRAAHAVGDDTLQKENYGYVVPDSFTHGSSEQRQTWFYRGYQYSDFEHGDTFNSDI; this is translated from the coding sequence TTGAAATGGGAAGATGTTAGACAAAGTAAAAATGTTCAAGATAGACGTAATCAAAGTAATAATACACGCTACAACAATCCAACAGGACGTATACCAAGAGGGTCCGGTGGAGGCCTAGGTGGTAATTTGTTATGGCTGTTACTTGCTAGAACATCAGGTAAAACCAAATTGTTATTATTAGGATTATTCCTATTATTTAGTGTATTGGGTTCTAATGGTTTGTTTTCAAATATGGGTAATAGCACCATTTATAATCAGCAAATCACACCATCGCAGGAAGTGAGTGTCAATCGTTCGACGAATAGTCAAAGTGCACGTCCTACTGACAAAGATGTTGCCTTTTTCTCCGCAGTACTTGCGACGACGGAAGATTATTGGCATGAAAAATTTGCAGAAAAAGGCATGAAATACCGCGAACCACAGCTGGTTATTTATTCTGATCGCGTTTCAACAGCCTGTGGATTAGGCTCAGCGCAAGCAGGGCCATTTTACTGTCCAGGAGATGAGACCGTATATGTAGATTTAAAATTTTATCGTGATTTAACGACAAAATATAATGCACCAGGAGATTTTGCGATGGCCTATGTGATTGCTCATGAAGTGGGGCACCATGTACAAGTGTTAACAGGTACGATGGATGCGTTTACGCGGGCTAAGCAACGGGCGACAACCAAAGAAGCCAATGCCTTAACAGTACGTTTAGAATTACAAGCGGATTATTATGCAGGTGCATGGGCGAAATATGTAGATCAACAAAAATTATTAGAAGTTGGCGATATCGAAGAAGCGTTACGCGCTGCGCACGCCGTCGGAGACGATACATTACAAAAAGAAAATTATGGATACGTCGTCCCGGATAGCTTTACACATGGTTCGTCTGAACAACGTCAGACATGGTTCTATCGCGGTTATCAATACAGTGATTTTGAACACGGGGATACATTTAATAGTGATATCTAA